A portion of the Pseudomonas synxantha BG33R genome contains these proteins:
- a CDS encoding transporter substrate-binding domain-containing protein, translating to MALIHLCAVLAFLLSTTAVAGDVQPRREIRFAVAAHFPPFQSRNPQGQLVGLNIELGNALCEQLNVRCIWVDQVVMENFPALEARQFDAIMGMAPTCRRRQRVSFTDDLYPITTRLVGRKGSGLTPGRRSLKGKRVGVLVRSNREAFALSQWAPAGVIIRSFWLNDQLVQSLVSGDIDATLQGAVEIREALLDTADGLDFGFLGPVVSSGLLGNSVAIAVRKPDTALRNELNHALEQLMQNGEYQRILQPYRLDVAPATP from the coding sequence GTGGCCCTGATACACCTCTGTGCAGTGCTTGCCTTCTTGCTCTCGACGACGGCCGTTGCGGGCGACGTTCAACCGCGGCGCGAGATCCGTTTCGCCGTGGCCGCGCATTTTCCCCCCTTTCAGAGCCGCAACCCGCAAGGGCAACTGGTGGGGCTGAACATCGAACTGGGCAATGCCTTGTGCGAACAACTCAACGTGCGCTGTATCTGGGTTGACCAAGTCGTCATGGAAAATTTTCCGGCCCTCGAAGCCCGGCAGTTCGACGCGATCATGGGCATGGCGCCGACATGTCGGCGCCGACAACGGGTGAGTTTTACCGATGACCTCTACCCGATCACCACCCGCCTGGTGGGTCGTAAAGGCTCAGGCTTGACCCCTGGCCGGCGCTCGCTCAAGGGCAAGCGCGTGGGGGTGCTGGTCAGGAGTAATCGTGAAGCCTTTGCGCTCTCGCAGTGGGCACCGGCGGGGGTGATCATCAGAAGTTTCTGGCTCAACGACCAACTGGTTCAGAGCCTGGTGTCGGGTGATATCGATGCGACCTTGCAAGGTGCCGTGGAGATCCGTGAGGCGCTGCTCGACACAGCCGACGGCCTGGACTTCGGTTTCCTGGGGCCTGTGGTGTCATCGGGCCTGTTGGGCAACAGCGTGGCTATCGCGGTACGCAAACCTGATACCGCGCTGCGCAATGAGCTGAACCATGCGCTTGAACAGCTGATGCAAAACGGCGAATACCAACGCATCCTCCAGCCCTATCGTCTGGATGTAGCGCCTGCCACTCCATGA
- a CDS encoding YkgJ family cysteine cluster protein yields MNTQFSCVGCGKCCSDHHVPLTLAEARSWAADGGNVIVLVEGFLGNGLGLPLQQREHAERRSVSVPSGTTEAFVAITFAAYNAGRCRNLDEDNLCRIYERRPLVCRIYPMEINPHIPLNPSAKDCPPESWEQGPALIVGGELMDKELAELIGRSRQADRDDVQTKEAVCALLGIRTTALKGDGFTAYLPDMQAFAQAVEQAVVQPSMANEWVFHVSGMDIAEQLLDAGAQIATEVPANYAFISLRAA; encoded by the coding sequence ATGAACACTCAGTTTTCTTGCGTAGGTTGCGGCAAATGCTGCAGCGACCATCACGTCCCCCTGACCCTCGCAGAAGCCCGTAGCTGGGCGGCGGACGGCGGTAACGTCATCGTCCTGGTCGAGGGTTTCCTCGGCAACGGCCTGGGCCTGCCCCTGCAACAACGTGAGCACGCCGAGCGCCGATCGGTGAGCGTGCCCAGCGGCACTACCGAGGCGTTTGTGGCAATCACCTTTGCCGCCTATAACGCCGGACGCTGCCGGAATCTTGACGAAGACAACCTTTGCCGCATCTATGAACGGCGCCCACTGGTGTGCCGGATTTACCCGATGGAGATCAACCCGCATATCCCGCTGAATCCGAGTGCCAAGGATTGCCCGCCAGAATCCTGGGAACAGGGCCCGGCTTTGATCGTCGGTGGCGAGTTAATGGACAAGGAACTGGCTGAACTGATTGGCCGCTCGCGCCAGGCCGACCGTGACGATGTACAAACCAAGGAAGCGGTGTGTGCGTTGCTCGGCATTCGTACCACAGCGCTCAAGGGCGACGGCTTCACCGCCTACCTGCCGGATATGCAGGCGTTTGCCCAAGCTGTCGAACAGGCAGTGGTCCAGCCGAGCATGGCCAATGAGTGGGTGTTCCACGTATCCGGTATGGACATCGCCGAACAACTGCTGGACGCCGGGGCGCAGATTGCCACCGAAGTGCCGGCCAACTATGCGTTTATCTCGTTGCGGGCTGCCTGA
- a CDS encoding GNAT family N-acetyltransferase, with the protein MAEYFQLLRRDLTGSLPAPQWPANTRLDHYRDELAPAIHAVLRMTQDQGGGRVASLDEWRRQFVTDAECDPTLCLVAINADGILGVAQCWTSAFIKNLAVHPCAQGQGLGRALLLHSFQVFKQRGEPYVDLKVLESNLRARQLYESADMRFVLRDTVPKG; encoded by the coding sequence GTGGCCGAGTATTTCCAGCTGCTGCGTCGCGACCTCACGGGCAGCCTGCCCGCCCCGCAGTGGCCGGCGAATACCCGACTGGATCATTACCGTGATGAGCTGGCCCCGGCGATCCATGCCGTGTTGCGCATGACTCAAGACCAGGGCGGCGGCCGTGTCGCCAGCCTGGATGAATGGCGCCGACAGTTCGTGACCGATGCCGAGTGCGACCCGACGTTGTGCCTGGTCGCCATTAACGCCGACGGCATTCTCGGTGTCGCCCAGTGCTGGACCAGCGCCTTCATCAAGAACCTTGCGGTACACCCTTGCGCCCAGGGCCAGGGGCTGGGGCGCGCCTTGTTACTGCACAGCTTTCAGGTGTTCAAGCAGCGCGGCGAACCCTATGTCGACCTCAAGGTGCTGGAAAGCAACCTGCGTGCCCGGCAACTGTATGAAAGTGCCGATATGAGATTTGTCCTGCGCGACACAGTGCCCAAGGGCTGA
- a CDS encoding chemotaxis protein CheV, translating into MSTTKARADSLSLLLFTLRSGKLMAINLLKVSEIIPCPPLTKLPESHPHVKGIATLRGTSLSVIDLSRALGEMPLQDPDGGCLIVTDVSRSKQGLHVQAVSKIVHCLTTDIRPPPYGSGGNRAFITGVTQVEGGLVQVLDIEKVIHGIAPAPIETAPTDLTMEEAEVLGNARILVVDDSQVALQQSVHTLRNLGLTCHTARSAKEAIDVLLELQGTGEQINVVVSDIEMSEMDGYALTRTLRETPDFKDLYVLLHTSLDSAMNSEKARLAGADAVLTKFSSPELTKYLVIAAQTVAQKGL; encoded by the coding sequence ATGTCCACCACCAAAGCCCGCGCAGACTCACTTTCGCTTCTGCTCTTTACCCTGCGCAGCGGCAAGCTGATGGCCATCAACCTGCTGAAAGTCAGTGAGATCATCCCCTGCCCGCCGCTGACCAAGCTGCCGGAGTCCCACCCGCACGTCAAAGGCATTGCCACCTTGCGCGGCACCTCGCTGTCGGTGATCGACTTGAGCCGCGCCCTCGGTGAAATGCCCTTGCAAGACCCGGACGGCGGCTGCCTGATCGTCACCGATGTCAGCCGTTCCAAGCAGGGTTTGCATGTGCAGGCAGTGAGCAAGATCGTGCATTGCCTGACCACTGATATCCGCCCGCCACCCTACGGCTCCGGGGGCAACCGTGCATTTATCACTGGGGTAACCCAAGTGGAAGGTGGCCTGGTACAGGTGCTGGATATCGAGAAAGTCATCCACGGCATCGCCCCGGCACCGATTGAAACGGCGCCGACCGACCTGACCATGGAAGAAGCCGAAGTGCTCGGCAACGCCCGCATCCTGGTGGTGGACGACAGTCAGGTGGCCTTGCAGCAGTCGGTACACACCCTGCGTAATCTCGGCCTGACCTGCCACACCGCGCGCAGCGCCAAGGAAGCCATCGACGTGTTGCTGGAGCTGCAAGGCACGGGCGAGCAGATCAATGTGGTGGTGTCGGATATCGAGATGTCCGAGATGGACGGCTACGCCCTCACCCGCACCCTGCGCGAAACCCCGGATTTCAAGGACCTCTACGTGCTGTTGCACACTTCCCTGGACAGCGCGATGAACAGCGAGAAAGCCCGCCTGGCCGGTGCCGATGCGGTGCTCACCAAGTTCTCCTCCCCGGAGCTGACCAAGTACCTGGTCATCGCCGCGCAAACCGTAGCGCAAAAGGGCCTGTAA
- a CDS encoding 2-hydroxyacid dehydrogenase translates to MKKTVLAFSRITPPMIERLQQDFEVIVPNPKQGDINAQFNDALPHSHGLIGVGRKLGREQLEGASKLEVVSSVSVGYDNYDVPYFNERGIMLTNTPDVLTESTADLAFALLMSSARRVAELDAWTKAGQWKASVGAPLFGCDVHGKTLGIVGMGNIGAAVARRGRLGFNMPILYSGNSRKTALEQELGAQFRSLDQLLAEADFVCLVVPLSDKTRHLISTRELGLMKPSAILINISRGPVVDEPALVEALQTQQIRGAGLDVYEKEPLAESPLFQLSNAVTLPHVGSATGETREAMANRALDNLRSALLGQRPQDLVNPQVWKG, encoded by the coding sequence ATGAAAAAGACTGTCCTGGCCTTCAGCCGCATCACCCCACCGATGATCGAACGCCTGCAACAGGATTTCGAGGTGATCGTGCCCAACCCCAAGCAGGGTGACATCAACGCGCAGTTCAACGACGCCCTGCCCCACTCCCACGGTTTGATCGGCGTGGGCCGCAAGCTGGGCCGTGAACAGCTTGAAGGCGCGAGCAAACTTGAAGTGGTGTCCAGCGTGTCGGTGGGCTACGACAACTACGACGTGCCGTACTTCAACGAGCGCGGCATCATGCTGACCAACACCCCCGATGTACTCACCGAGAGCACTGCCGACCTGGCCTTTGCGTTGCTGATGAGCAGCGCACGCCGGGTGGCCGAGCTGGACGCTTGGACCAAGGCCGGTCAGTGGAAAGCCAGCGTCGGCGCGCCGTTGTTTGGCTGCGATGTACATGGCAAGACCCTGGGCATCGTCGGCATGGGCAATATCGGCGCGGCCGTGGCCCGCCGTGGGCGCCTGGGTTTCAACATGCCGATCCTGTACAGCGGCAACAGCCGCAAGACCGCGCTGGAGCAAGAACTGGGCGCGCAGTTCCGTAGCCTGGACCAGTTGCTGGCCGAGGCGGATTTTGTCTGCCTGGTGGTGCCATTGAGCGACAAGACCCGTCACCTGATCAGCACGCGCGAATTAGGCCTGATGAAGCCCAGCGCGATCCTGATCAATATTTCCCGTGGGCCGGTGGTGGATGAACCGGCGCTGGTCGAAGCCCTGCAAACCCAGCAAATTCGCGGTGCCGGGCTGGATGTGTATGAAAAGGAACCGCTGGCCGAATCGCCGTTGTTCCAGTTGAGTAATGCCGTGACCCTGCCGCACGTCGGTTCGGCCACCGGTGAAACCCGCGAAGCCATGGCCAATCGTGCTTTGGATAACCTGCGCAGCGCCCTGCTGGGCCAACGCCCGCAGGACCTGGTGAACCCACAGGTCTGGAAGGGCTGA
- a CDS encoding LysR family transcriptional regulator yields MDTLQNMRAFSCVAEAGSFTAAAAQLDTTTANVSRAVSNLEAHLQTRLLNRTTRRIALTEAGKRYLLRCEQILAYVEEAEAEASDAHARPAGQLKVHTMTGIGQHFVIDAIARYRRTHPDVTFDLTLANRVPDLLDEGYDVSIVLASELPDSGFVSQRLGITYSIACASPEYVKAKGCAQQPQDLLNHACLRLVSPVIQLDKWTFNGPEGQESVAINSSPFLVNSADAMKTAITSGMGVGLLPVYAAIEGLRNGTLVRVMPTYRSQELNLYAIYPSRQYLDAKIKTWVEYLRGSLPEILAAHQAELVAYELSGGLGGTRIAT; encoded by the coding sequence ATGGACACTTTGCAAAACATGCGCGCTTTCAGTTGCGTGGCCGAAGCCGGCAGCTTCACCGCCGCCGCCGCGCAACTGGACACCACCACGGCCAATGTCTCGCGCGCGGTCTCCAACCTTGAGGCCCACCTGCAAACCCGCTTGCTCAACCGCACCACCCGGCGCATCGCGCTGACCGAGGCCGGCAAACGTTATTTGCTGCGTTGCGAGCAGATCCTCGCCTACGTCGAAGAAGCCGAGGCCGAAGCCAGCGACGCCCACGCCCGCCCTGCCGGGCAGCTCAAAGTGCACACCATGACCGGCATCGGCCAGCATTTCGTCATCGACGCGATTGCCCGTTACCGCCGCACCCACCCCGACGTGACCTTCGACCTGACCCTGGCCAACCGCGTACCGGACCTGCTCGACGAGGGCTACGACGTGTCCATCGTGCTGGCCAGTGAACTGCCGGACTCGGGTTTCGTGTCCCAGCGCCTGGGCATCACCTACAGCATCGCCTGTGCTTCCCCGGAATACGTCAAGGCCAAGGGCTGTGCACAGCAGCCGCAGGATTTGCTCAACCATGCGTGCCTGCGCCTGGTCAGCCCGGTGATCCAACTGGACAAATGGACCTTCAACGGGCCTGAAGGCCAGGAAAGCGTGGCGATCAACAGCTCGCCGTTCCTGGTCAATTCGGCCGACGCGATGAAAACCGCAATCACCAGCGGCATGGGCGTCGGCCTGCTGCCGGTGTATGCCGCCATCGAAGGGCTGCGCAACGGCACGCTGGTGCGGGTGATGCCGACCTACCGCTCTCAGGAACTGAACCTGTACGCCATCTACCCTTCGCGCCAATACCTGGATGCGAAGATCAAGACCTGGGTGGAGTACCTGCGTGGTTCGTTGCCGGAGATCCTGGCGGCGCACCAGGCGGAGCTGGTGGCGTATGAGTTGAGCGGCGGCCTGGGTGGCACGCGCATTGCGACCTGA
- a CDS encoding efflux transporter outer membrane subunit yields MPRRISRELKTLSVWALSLAISGCIGTGGIAPQGQALNANTLATDEAIQDASQDAHWPTAQWWQAYGDPQLNRWVELATQNSPSLAVAAARVRQARALAGVAESAESLQINSDTTLKRHNWPKDQFYGPGELSGANTWDNNSSLGLSYALDLWGRESNSTERAVDLAHMSAAEARQAQLELQNNVVRAYIQLSLHYANRDIVAATLAQQQQILDLAHKRLAAGIGTHFDVSQAESPLPETHRQLDALDEEIALSRNQLAALAGKGPGEGAQLQRPCLALAAPLKLPSSLPAQLLGQRPDVVASRWQVAAQARGIDVAHAGFYPNVDLVGSLGYMATGGGMLEFLAGKKFNYNVGPAITLPIFDGGRLRAQLGEASAGYDIAVAQYNQTLVNALKGISDQLIRRESMDKQSAFAAQSVASAQKTYDIAMVAYQRGLTDYLNVLNAQTLLFRQQQVEQQVQAARLSAHAELVTALGGGLGAGNDVPQDAKTLPSKTPAALAVFDH; encoded by the coding sequence GTGCCGCGTCGCATCAGCAGAGAGCTGAAGACTCTCAGTGTTTGGGCCTTATCGTTAGCCATCAGCGGTTGCATCGGAACCGGAGGAATTGCCCCCCAAGGCCAGGCCCTCAACGCCAATACCCTGGCCACCGATGAAGCCATTCAAGACGCCTCCCAGGATGCCCATTGGCCCACCGCCCAATGGTGGCAAGCCTACGGCGACCCGCAGCTCAACCGTTGGGTCGAACTCGCCACCCAGAACAGTCCCAGCCTGGCCGTGGCCGCCGCACGCGTGCGGCAAGCGCGGGCGCTGGCCGGGGTTGCGGAGTCGGCCGAGTCGTTGCAGATCAACAGCGACACCACCCTCAAGCGCCACAACTGGCCGAAAGATCAGTTCTACGGCCCCGGCGAATTGAGCGGCGCCAACACCTGGGACAACAACTCGTCCCTAGGCCTGAGTTACGCCCTCGACCTGTGGGGGCGGGAAAGCAACAGCACCGAACGTGCGGTCGACCTGGCGCACATGAGCGCTGCCGAAGCACGTCAGGCCCAGCTCGAACTGCAGAACAACGTGGTGCGCGCCTATATCCAGTTGTCGTTGCATTACGCCAACCGCGATATCGTCGCCGCCACCCTGGCCCAGCAACAGCAGATTCTCGACCTGGCCCACAAACGCCTGGCCGCCGGGATCGGCACGCACTTCGACGTCAGCCAGGCCGAAAGCCCGCTGCCGGAAACCCATCGCCAGCTGGATGCCCTTGACGAAGAAATCGCCTTGAGCCGTAACCAGCTGGCGGCGCTGGCGGGCAAAGGCCCGGGCGAGGGCGCGCAGTTGCAACGCCCGTGCCTGGCCCTCGCGGCACCTTTGAAACTGCCTTCGAGCCTGCCGGCGCAGTTGCTCGGTCAACGCCCGGACGTGGTCGCCAGCCGCTGGCAGGTGGCGGCCCAGGCCCGTGGCATTGATGTGGCCCACGCCGGTTTCTACCCCAACGTCGACCTGGTCGGCAGCCTCGGCTACATGGCCACCGGCGGCGGCATGCTGGAATTCCTGGCGGGGAAGAAATTCAACTACAACGTCGGTCCGGCGATCACCTTGCCGATCTTTGATGGCGGCCGCCTGCGTGCTCAATTGGGCGAAGCCAGTGCCGGCTATGACATCGCGGTCGCCCAGTACAACCAGACGCTGGTCAATGCGCTCAAGGGCATCAGCGACCAGTTGATCCGCCGCGAGTCCATGGACAAGCAGTCGGCTTTCGCCGCGCAGTCGGTGGCCTCGGCGCAGAAGACCTACGACATCGCGATGGTCGCCTACCAGCGTGGCCTCACCGACTACCTCAATGTGCTCAACGCCCAGACCCTGCTGTTCCGTCAGCAACAGGTCGAGCAACAGGTGCAGGCGGCGCGCCTGAGTGCCCACGCCGAACTGGTGACCGCCTTGGGTGGCGGCCTAGGTGCCGGCAACGATGTGCCCCAGGATGCCAAGACCCTTCCAAGCAAGACCCCGGCGGCACTTGCCGTGTTCGACCACTGA
- a CDS encoding FUSC family protein — protein sequence MTSLPAPLRWLHSLEWRRGFFDWARSDGVTWVYIFKVLVAAFLTLWLAMRLELPQPRTAMITVFIVMQPQSGQVFAKSFYRFLGTLAGSAVMVLLIALFAQNTELFLGALAIWVGICTAGATRNRNFRAYGFVLAGYTAAMVGLPALAHPDGAFMAAVWRVLEISLGILCSTVVSAAILPQTSSAAMRNALYQRFGVFALFVTDGLRGRSQREGFEASNVRFIAEAVGLEGLRSVTVFEDPHMRRRNGRLSRLNSEFMSITTRFNALHQLLERLRADEADHVVAAIKPGLQDLAEVLDSFSGRALTSPDAARLVNQLSAYKDDLPAKVRSLRASFQGDNPTEAEQLDFHTAYELLYRFVDDLHNYAQTHASLADHRHAREDWHEAYTPKTNWLACAAAGVRASFILIVLGSYWVATAWPSGATMTLIAAATVGLSAATPNPKRMAFQMACGTLIGALVGFVEMFFVFPLIDGFPLLCVMLAPVIIFGAFLSSRPQYAGVGVGLLIFFSTGSVPDNLTVYNPYTFINDYIAMVIGMLVCAAAGAIILPPNSRWLWRRLEQDLREQVVYAISGKLKGLASSFESRTRDLLHQAYGLAAGQPQVQRDLLRWMFVVLEVGHAIIELRKEQAILPVHPAYAESQPWRQAIRVMGRSLVRLFLQPSASNLERGLIAVDHAISRVQATDEPFAPHFDTSALRRVKSYLHFIRTSLLDPQSPLAALKGASNAP from the coding sequence ATGACTTCCTTGCCTGCACCGCTGCGCTGGCTGCATTCCCTTGAGTGGCGCCGTGGCTTTTTCGACTGGGCACGCAGCGACGGCGTGACCTGGGTGTATATCTTCAAGGTGCTGGTCGCCGCGTTCCTCACGCTGTGGCTGGCGATGCGCCTGGAACTGCCGCAACCGCGCACCGCGATGATCACCGTGTTTATCGTGATGCAGCCCCAGAGCGGCCAGGTGTTCGCCAAGAGTTTCTACCGTTTCCTCGGCACCCTGGCAGGCTCGGCGGTGATGGTGCTGCTGATCGCCTTGTTTGCGCAGAACACCGAACTGTTCCTCGGTGCGCTGGCGATCTGGGTGGGCATTTGTACCGCTGGCGCTACGCGCAACCGCAACTTCCGCGCCTATGGGTTTGTGCTTGCCGGCTACACCGCCGCGATGGTCGGCCTGCCGGCACTGGCCCACCCGGACGGCGCCTTTATGGCAGCGGTGTGGCGGGTGCTGGAAATCTCCCTGGGGATTCTGTGCTCGACAGTGGTCAGCGCCGCCATCCTGCCGCAGACCTCCAGCGCCGCCATGCGCAACGCGCTGTACCAGCGCTTTGGCGTGTTCGCGCTGTTCGTCACCGACGGCCTGCGCGGGCGCAGCCAGCGCGAAGGGTTCGAGGCCAGTAACGTGCGTTTTATCGCCGAAGCCGTGGGTCTGGAAGGGCTGCGCAGCGTCACCGTATTCGAAGACCCGCACATGCGCCGACGCAACGGGCGGCTCAGTCGCCTCAACAGCGAATTCATGAGCATCACCACGCGCTTCAACGCCTTGCACCAGTTGCTTGAACGCTTGCGTGCCGATGAGGCCGATCATGTGGTCGCAGCGATCAAGCCCGGGCTGCAAGACCTGGCCGAAGTGCTCGACAGCTTCTCCGGTCGCGCCCTCACCAGCCCGGACGCCGCGCGCCTGGTCAACCAACTGAGCGCCTACAAGGACGACCTGCCCGCCAAGGTGCGCAGCCTGCGGGCGAGCTTCCAGGGCGATAACCCGACCGAAGCCGAGCAGTTGGACTTTCATACGGCCTACGAGCTGCTGTACCGCTTCGTTGACGACCTGCACAACTACGCGCAAACCCACGCGTCCCTGGCTGACCACCGCCATGCGCGGGAAGACTGGCACGAAGCCTATACGCCAAAAACCAACTGGCTGGCCTGCGCCGCCGCCGGGGTGCGGGCTTCGTTTATCCTGATCGTGCTGGGCAGTTACTGGGTAGCCACCGCCTGGCCCAGCGGCGCGACCATGACCCTGATCGCGGCGGCCACGGTGGGCCTCTCCGCTGCCACACCCAACCCCAAGCGCATGGCGTTCCAGATGGCCTGCGGCACCTTGATCGGCGCCTTGGTCGGCTTTGTCGAAATGTTCTTCGTGTTCCCCTTGATCGATGGCTTCCCGCTGCTGTGCGTGATGCTCGCACCGGTGATCATCTTCGGTGCTTTCCTCTCCTCCCGCCCGCAGTACGCCGGTGTCGGCGTGGGCCTGTTGATTTTCTTCAGCACCGGCTCGGTGCCGGACAACCTCACGGTCTACAACCCTTACACCTTTATCAACGACTACATCGCCATGGTCATCGGCATGTTGGTGTGCGCGGCGGCGGGGGCGATCATCCTGCCGCCCAACAGCCGCTGGCTGTGGCGCCGCCTGGAGCAGGACCTGCGTGAGCAGGTGGTGTATGCGATCAGCGGCAAGCTCAAGGGCCTGGCGTCGAGTTTTGAAAGCCGTACCCGCGACCTGCTGCACCAGGCTTATGGCCTCGCGGCTGGCCAGCCGCAGGTGCAACGCGACCTGTTGCGCTGGATGTTCGTGGTGCTGGAGGTCGGTCACGCAATCATCGAGTTGCGCAAGGAACAGGCGATTCTGCCGGTGCATCCGGCCTATGCCGAGTCCCAGCCGTGGCGCCAGGCGATCCGCGTGATGGGCCGTTCGCTGGTGCGGTTGTTCCTGCAACCCAGCGCCAGCAACCTGGAGCGCGGCTTGATCGCCGTCGACCATGCGATCAGCCGCGTGCAGGCCACCGACGAACCTTTCGCCCCGCACTTCGATACCTCAGCCCTGCGCCGGGTAAAGAGCTACCTGCACTTTATCCGCACCTCGTTGCTCGACCCGCAATCGCCACTGGCGGCCCTCAAAGGAGCCTCGAATGCCCCGTGA
- a CDS encoding DUF1656 domain-containing protein: MPREIAFHGIYMPTMTLMFLIAAGLAWAIDRFLAGFDLYRFFWHPALLRLSLFACLFGALALSVYR, translated from the coding sequence ATGCCCCGTGAAATCGCATTCCACGGCATCTATATGCCGACCATGACCCTGATGTTCCTGATCGCCGCCGGGCTGGCCTGGGCGATTGATCGCTTTCTGGCCGGGTTCGACCTGTACCGGTTTTTCTGGCACCCGGCGCTGTTGCGCCTGAGCCTGTTTGCTTGCCTGTTCGGCGCCCTGGCGCTGAGCGTCTACCGTTGA
- a CDS encoding HlyD family secretion protein, whose product MKKFFSLLATLLVLALAIWIGRTLWVHYMQTPWTRDGRVRADIINVAADVTGEVVEVPVRDNQLVKKGDLLMQIDPEHYRIAVKQAQSLVASRKATWEMRKLNAHRRADLDALVISRENRDDASNIADSALADYQHALAQLEAAELNLKRTRVLAAVDGYVTNLNVHRGDYARIGEAKMAVVDMNSFWVYGFFEETKLPRVNVGDKADMQLMSGETLKGHVESISRGIYDRDNPESRELIADVNPTFNWVRLAQRVPVRIQIDEVPEGVLLAAGITCTVIVNPTQN is encoded by the coding sequence ATGAAAAAGTTTTTCAGCCTGCTCGCGACCTTGCTGGTGCTGGCCCTGGCGATCTGGATTGGCCGCACGTTGTGGGTGCACTACATGCAAACGCCATGGACCCGCGACGGCCGCGTGCGCGCCGACATCATCAACGTCGCGGCGGACGTTACCGGCGAAGTGGTAGAGGTGCCGGTACGCGATAACCAGTTGGTGAAAAAAGGCGACCTGCTGATGCAGATCGACCCCGAGCATTACCGCATCGCGGTCAAGCAGGCGCAATCGCTGGTGGCTTCACGCAAGGCCACCTGGGAGATGCGCAAGCTCAACGCCCACCGCCGCGCCGACCTCGACGCCCTGGTGATTTCCAGGGAAAACCGCGACGACGCCAGCAACATCGCCGACTCGGCCCTGGCCGATTACCAGCACGCCCTGGCGCAACTGGAAGCTGCCGAACTCAACCTGAAACGCACCCGCGTGCTGGCGGCGGTGGACGGCTACGTCACCAACCTCAACGTGCATCGCGGCGATTATGCGCGCATCGGCGAGGCGAAGATGGCGGTGGTGGATATGAATTCGTTCTGGGTCTATGGCTTCTTTGAAGAAACCAAGCTGCCCCGCGTCAACGTTGGAGATAAAGCCGACATGCAATTGATGAGCGGCGAAACCCTCAAGGGCCATGTGGAGAGCATCTCCCGTGGCATCTACGACCGCGACAACCCCGAGAGCCGCGAGCTGATTGCCGATGTGAACCCGACGTTCAACTGGGTGCGCCTGGCTCAGCGTGTGCCGGTGCGGATTCAGATTGATGAAGTGCCGGAAGGCGTGTTGTTGGCGGCAGGGATTACCTGCACTGTGATCGTCAATCCAACACAAAACTGA